The following coding sequences are from one Nicotiana tabacum cultivar K326 chromosome 1, ASM71507v2, whole genome shotgun sequence window:
- the LOC107768481 gene encoding deSI-like protein At4g17486, giving the protein MLCQILRRKRKTGAVPVYLNVYDLTPINGYAYWLGLGVYHSGVQVHGVEYAFGAHEHPTTGIFEVEPKQCPGFTFRKSILIGRTDLGPKEVRAFMEKLAEEYTGHSYNLITKNCNHFCSDVCVRLTGKPIPRWVNRLARLGFLCNCVLPASLNETKVRHIRAEDRSIEKKKLRSHSSRFVASSNPPSLSSRTSGSASSSSRHRSRHPPAVPLIRSTSPSILKL; this is encoded by the exons ATGCTGTGTCAAATACTGCGACGGAAGAGGAAAACTGGAGCAGTTCCAGTTTACCTGAATGTGTACGATCTCACTCCCATTAATGGCTATGCTTATTGGCTTGGCCTTGGTGTTTACCATTCTGGTGTTCAAG TTCATGGAGTCGAATATGCATTTGGTGCTCATGAACATCCGACTACTGGGATATTTGAAGTGGAACCAAAGCAATGCCCTGGTTTTACGTTTAGAAAATCAATTCTTATAGGGAGAACAGACTTGGGGCCAAAAGAGGTCCGGGCATTTATGGAGAAACTGGCAGAGGAGTATACTGGTCACTCCTACAATCTAATCACAAAAAACTGCAATCATTTTTGCAGTGACGTCTGCGTTCGGTTAACAGGGAAGCCAATTCCTCGATGGGTGAACCGACTGGCACGACTTG GCTTTCTGTGCAATTGTGTCCTACCAGCCAGTTTGAATGAGACAAAGGTCCGGCACATTAGGGCAGAAGATAGGAGCATTGAGAAGAAAAAACTACGAAGCCATTCAAGTAGGTTTGTAGCCTCTTCTAATCCACCTAGCTTGTCCTCTCGTACTTCAGGATCTGCATCGTCGAGTAGTAGACACAGAAGTCGTCATCCTCCAGCCGTGCCCTTGATTCGTTCAACGTCACCATCAATATTGAAGCTTTAG